One Glycine max cultivar Williams 82 chromosome 6, Glycine_max_v4.0, whole genome shotgun sequence DNA segment encodes these proteins:
- the LOC102661533 gene encoding uncharacterized protein has protein sequence MAHQILIGVRFTYDEGKHTAETLTMDYHRRVGVEVRIARIFNTYGPQMCLDDGCVVSNFVAQMDEEQWIYDSIMSEEVDMNVENEEDASVKVEHVDCFDAFNTSQLFASRDEVLHWARSVAHDIGFVVVIMSTYKTNRYKQLLLDIVGVTPTGITFFVAFAYLEGKRVNNVAWVLQRFQGLFMRVNALPEVIVTDKDLSLINAIKTAFPDATNLLCQFHIDKNVKTKCKTLVAQKKAWDYVMEAWGSLVNCPCENSFDELKTLKWIALCGLCLWTMCVKHGVESAHWSLKRLLENSLGDICNVWEAMNNMMTLQHTQIKASFETSTHVVGHVFKVTLYKKLFCMISRYALNEIATEYEHVPYAGKNPTRCGCVIRSTHSLPCACELSKYVFGSIPLEIIHIFWRGLSFSDQGLCDAKVTITEEMETISKQFEQLDICGKVHLKTKLREIVYPDLNFMCPPPEKVKTKGAPKKPMTKQQRSTKRDPSYWEYVDALHSVQNSNSSVKHSASSSEQPIQRQNIPMLDQFHPCIQDSIENIIDVKADGNYGYQEIAALLGMGEESWSLVRNHLHKELISWSEENINLLSGIERFEELKRSLLVDGLSMVTMDKWINITDMGYVIASRYNMIVVSLS, from the exons atggacgaagaacAGTGGATATATGATAGTAtcatgtctgaagaagttgatatgaatgttGAAAATGAGGAAGATGCTAGCGTGAAAGTAGAGCATGTCGATTGCTTTGATGCctttaatacttctcag TTATTTGCTAGTCGTGATGAAGTTTTACATTGGGCTCGATCGGTGGCTCATGACATTGGATTTGTTGTCGTGATAATGAG tacctacaaaacaaataggtacaagCAATTGTTGCTTGATATTGTTGGTGTTACACCAACAGGAATAACATTCTTCGTTGCTTTTGCTTACTTGGAAGGAAAACGTGTTAATAACGTTGCTTGGGTTCTACAACGGTTTCAGGGTCTTTTCATGAGAGTTAATGCACTCCCCGAGGTTATTGTGACCGACAAAGATTTGTCTTTGATTAATGCAATTAAAACTGCATTTCCAGATGCTACGAACTTGCTGTGTCAGTTTCACATTGACAAGAATGTGAAGACAAAGTGCAAAACCCTGGTTGCTCAAAAGAAAGCATGGGATTATGTGATGGAGGCTTGGGGGAGTTTGGTTAACTGTCCAtgtgagaattcttttgatgagttaaaaacattaaaatggaTTGCTCTCTGTGGCCTATGTTTGTGGACTATGTGTGTCAAACATGG GGTTGAGAGTGCTCATTGGTCATTAAAGAGACTCTTAGAAAACTCCCTTGGTGACATATGCAATGTTTGGGAAGCAATGAATAACATGATGACACTTCAACACACCCAGATTAAagcatcttttgagacaagcaCGCATGTGGTTGGGCATGTGTTTAAAGTGACCTTGTACAAAAAACTATTTTGCATGATATCAAGGTACGCTTTAAATGAAATTGCTACTGAGTATGAGCATGTACCTTATGCAGGAAAAAACCCTACACGTTGTGGATGTGTCATAAGGAGTACCCACAGtcttccatgtgcatgtgagttgtctaaatatgtttttggctCAATACCACTGGAGATAATCCACATTTTCTGGCGGGGACTTAGTTTTTCAGATCAAgggttatgtgatgcaaaggtaacCATAACTGAGGAGATGGAAACCATATCAAAACAATTTGAGCAGCTCGATATTTGTGGCAAAGTACATTTGAAGACAAAGCTGCGAGAAATTGTTTATCCTGATCTGAACtttatgtgtcctcctccagaaAAGGTGAAGACCAAGGGTGCTCCTAAAAAACCAATGACCAAACAACAAAGGTCGACAAAACGTGATCCGTCttattgggagtatgttgatgcattACACTctgtgcaaaatagtaattcttcagTGAAACATAGTGCATCATCATCTGAGCAACCAATACAGAGACAGAATATtccaatgttggatcaatttcatccatgCATCCAGGATTCTATTGAAAACATTATTGATGTCAAAGCGGATGGTAATTATGGCTATCAGGAAATAGCTGCCTTATTGGGTATGGGTGAAGAATCATGGTCATTGGTGCGCAACCATCTGCATAAAGAACTGATAAGCTGGTCGGAAGAGAATATCAACTTGCTTAGTGGCATagagagatttgaggaattaaagcgTTCTCTACTTGTTGACGGATTATCTATG GTTACCATGGACAAGTGGATAAATATTACGGATATGGGATATGTCATTGCTTCACGATACAACATGATAGTTGTTTCTCTTTCatga